From Streptomyces sp. NBC_00775, one genomic window encodes:
- a CDS encoding class I SAM-dependent methyltransferase, with protein MTARAASRPVGTVTRGTTNPNRLRRMDRWIAAVHGAELRRATDPVAVDLGYGAAPWTAVELLARLRTVAPRARVVGVEIEPARVAAARPYEREGLVFRHGGFEVPVQGSPALIRAANVLRQYDEEQVAEVWQRLCARLAPANPATGSRGGLLVEGTCDEIGRRHVWVALGPEGPRTVTFATRLGSLDRPSDLAERLPKALIHRNVPGEPVHAFLRDFDRAWASAAPYASYGARQRWIRAVRDLTAGWPVADGVTRWRQGEVTVRWEALAPRR; from the coding sequence ATGACAGCCCGCGCAGCGTCCCGCCCCGTGGGGACCGTGACGCGTGGGACGACGAACCCCAACCGGCTGCGCCGCATGGACCGCTGGATCGCGGCGGTGCACGGCGCCGAACTCCGCCGCGCCACCGACCCCGTGGCGGTCGACCTCGGCTACGGCGCCGCCCCCTGGACCGCGGTCGAGCTGCTGGCGCGGCTGCGCACCGTCGCCCCCCGCGCGCGCGTGGTGGGCGTCGAGATCGAACCGGCAAGGGTGGCGGCCGCGCGCCCGTACGAGCGCGAGGGTCTCGTCTTCCGGCACGGCGGCTTCGAGGTACCGGTGCAGGGCAGCCCGGCACTCATCCGCGCGGCGAACGTACTGCGCCAGTACGACGAGGAGCAGGTGGCCGAGGTGTGGCAGCGCCTGTGCGCCCGCCTCGCACCGGCGAACCCCGCGACCGGCTCCCGGGGCGGCCTGCTCGTCGAGGGCACGTGCGACGAGATCGGCCGCCGGCACGTCTGGGTCGCCCTCGGCCCGGAGGGCCCCCGCACGGTCACCTTCGCCACCCGCCTCGGCTCCCTGGACCGCCCGTCCGACCTCGCCGAACGTCTGCCGAAGGCCCTCATCCACCGCAATGTCCCGGGCGAACCCGTACACGCGTTCCTGCGCGACTTCGACCGCGCCTGGGCGTCCGCCGCGCCCTACGCCTCGTACGGCGCCCGGCAGCGCTGGATACGCGCGGTCCGCGACCTGACGGCCGGCTGGCCGGTGGCGGACGGGGTGACGCGCTGGCGGCAGGGCGAAGTCACCGTGCGCTGGGAGGCGTTGGCGCCGCGCAGGTGA
- a CDS encoding YbjN domain-containing protein, producing MADVQQAAQVVEGVLKDAELEWESPESGHYVVKLPGTRKLSTTVSLIVGRHSLSLNAFVIRHPDENEPGVHRWLLERNLKLYGVGYAVDPLGDIYVTGKLPLAAVTPDEIDRLLGSVLEAADGSFNTLLELGFASAIRKEYAWRVSRGESTRNLDAFTHLTQRPAN from the coding sequence ATGGCTGACGTACAGCAGGCGGCGCAGGTCGTCGAGGGGGTCCTGAAGGACGCCGAACTCGAATGGGAGAGCCCCGAGAGCGGCCACTACGTGGTGAAGCTCCCCGGCACCCGCAAGCTGTCGACGACCGTCTCGCTGATCGTCGGCCGGCACTCGCTGTCGCTGAACGCCTTCGTGATCCGCCACCCCGACGAGAACGAACCGGGCGTCCACCGCTGGCTCCTGGAGCGCAACCTCAAGCTCTATGGGGTCGGTTACGCGGTCGACCCCCTCGGCGACATCTATGTGACCGGAAAACTGCCGCTGGCCGCCGTCACCCCGGACGAGATCGACCGCCTCCTCGGCTCGGTCCTGGAGGCCGCCGACGGATCGTTCAACACGCTCCTTGAGCTCGGTTTCGCCTCCGCGATCCGCAAGGAGTACGCCTGGCGGGTGTCCCGCGGCGAGTCGACCCGCAACCTGGACGCGTTCACACATCTGACTCAGCGCCCCGCCAACTGA
- a CDS encoding calcium-binding protein, whose protein sequence is MFHRRGAGAAGERRRPARRAAVLLATVALPAALVVPTATPAAAAVPVTVTFNAGADQPFTVPAGVTQLTVTATGAAGQNGGNGGTGGNGATVTGTVTVPPSTTTLYVNVGTGGGAGGGGGSTGGAGGGSSDVRTCSSAGPGCTLTGVPGTDPRLIVAGGGGGGGSGFSGFPNLEATGGDAGNTGGAGGDRMDSGQGGGGGTQTAGGAGGAACPFGGTSGTPGTGGAGGNGGGGFGAGGGGGGWFGGGGGGGCNRLHNPPPTFGPGGGGGASNRVPTGGTSGPAAGPAQVTITYEPVPLTCATATPTITGTNGRDFLVGTPGDDVIFALGGSDAVEGRGGNDLICGGDGNDSLTGGDGNDRIEGGNGADSLNGNNGNDALFGGPGNDALNGGPGTNTNDGGTGTNACSNPSTGPGCV, encoded by the coding sequence ATGTTCCATCGTCGTGGTGCCGGAGCCGCGGGTGAGCGGAGGCGCCCGGCCAGGCGTGCTGCCGTCCTGCTCGCCACGGTGGCGCTGCCGGCGGCCCTGGTGGTGCCCACGGCCACGCCCGCTGCTGCGGCGGTGCCCGTGACCGTCACCTTCAACGCGGGCGCCGACCAGCCCTTCACCGTCCCGGCCGGCGTCACCCAACTGACCGTCACCGCCACAGGTGCCGCGGGCCAGAACGGGGGCAACGGCGGCACAGGCGGCAACGGCGCCACCGTCACCGGCACCGTCACCGTGCCGCCCAGCACCACCACCCTCTATGTCAACGTCGGCACGGGCGGGGGCGCCGGCGGCGGAGGGGGGTCTACGGGCGGTGCCGGCGGCGGTTCCAGCGACGTCCGCACCTGCAGCTCGGCCGGCCCCGGCTGCACCCTGACCGGCGTCCCCGGCACCGACCCCCGCCTCATCGTCGCGGGCGGCGGAGGAGGCGGCGGAAGCGGCTTCAGCGGATTCCCCAACCTGGAGGCCACCGGCGGAGACGCCGGAAACACCGGGGGTGCCGGCGGCGACAGAATGGACAGCGGCCAGGGCGGCGGCGGCGGAACCCAGACCGCCGGCGGCGCGGGCGGAGCCGCATGCCCCTTCGGCGGTACATCCGGCACTCCGGGCACAGGCGGTGCGGGCGGCAACGGCGGAGGCGGCTTCGGGGCCGGCGGAGGCGGGGGCGGCTGGTTCGGTGGAGGCGGCGGCGGAGGCTGCAACCGTCTCCATAACCCCCCTCCCACTTTCGGCCCCGGTGGCGGCGGTGGTGCGTCGAACCGCGTCCCCACGGGTGGTACCTCCGGACCTGCAGCGGGACCGGCCCAGGTGACCATCACCTACGAGCCGGTTCCCCTCACCTGCGCGACCGCCACGCCGACCATCACCGGCACCAACGGCCGCGACTTCCTGGTCGGCACTCCCGGCGACGATGTGATCTTCGCTCTCGGCGGCAGCGATGCGGTCGAGGGCCGCGGTGGCAACGACCTCATCTGCGGCGGCGACGGCAACGACTCCCTCACCGGCGGTGACGGCAACGACCGCATCGAGGGTGGCAACGGCGCCGACAGCCTGAACGGCAACAACGGCAACGACGCCCTCTTCGGCGGCCCCGGCAACGACGCCCTCAACGGCGGCCCCGGTACCAACACCAACGACGGCGGCACCGGCACCAACGCCTGTTCCAACCCCTCCACCGGACCCGGCTGCGTCTGA
- a CDS encoding C40 family peptidase: MGSGKRSLTTMAMALACACACAVLAAPGVAYASPTPTPTRTPTATPTPVSNKDLEAVRKKLDKLYHAAAVATDAYNAAEEKAQKQSAEIVDLAREIVKGQAKLDKLKDRAGAAARAQYRGGGLPPEARLWLSDDPQEFLDGAGRVRQGEHAAKGLLAEMTRTQQDLEQYAKDASAQWKKLEANRKTKAEAKKKIKERIADAEKLESQLEKEEKERLAKLEEEAAYQAQTAWLSSGVLAEINSKASEQGKKAVKYATGQIGKPYEWGAEGPGSYDCSGLTSQAWASAGHGIPRTSQEQWKQLTRVDIKDMRPGDLIIYFDDASHVGMYIGDGAIVHAPRPGRTVTITGAGSMPILGVVRPDA; the protein is encoded by the coding sequence ATGGGATCCGGCAAGCGGAGCCTGACCACGATGGCCATGGCCCTGGCGTGCGCATGTGCCTGCGCGGTGCTGGCGGCACCCGGCGTGGCGTATGCGAGCCCGACACCCACACCGACCCGGACCCCCACGGCTACACCAACACCCGTGAGCAACAAGGACCTTGAAGCCGTCCGCAAGAAGCTCGACAAGCTCTACCACGCGGCGGCGGTGGCCACGGACGCGTACAACGCGGCGGAGGAGAAGGCCCAGAAGCAGTCCGCCGAGATCGTCGATCTGGCCCGCGAGATCGTCAAGGGCCAGGCGAAACTGGACAAGTTGAAGGACCGCGCGGGCGCCGCGGCCCGTGCGCAGTACCGCGGGGGCGGGCTGCCGCCCGAGGCCCGGCTGTGGCTGAGCGACGACCCGCAGGAGTTCCTGGACGGCGCGGGGCGCGTGCGGCAGGGCGAGCACGCGGCCAAGGGGCTGCTCGCGGAGATGACCCGCACCCAGCAGGACTTGGAGCAGTACGCGAAGGACGCCTCCGCGCAGTGGAAGAAGCTGGAGGCCAACCGCAAGACCAAGGCCGAGGCCAAGAAGAAGATCAAGGAGCGGATCGCCGACGCCGAGAAGCTGGAGTCCCAGCTGGAGAAGGAGGAGAAGGAGCGGCTGGCGAAGCTGGAGGAAGAGGCCGCCTACCAGGCACAGACCGCCTGGCTGAGCTCCGGCGTCCTCGCGGAGATCAACAGCAAGGCGTCCGAGCAGGGCAAGAAGGCCGTGAAGTACGCGACCGGCCAGATCGGCAAGCCGTACGAGTGGGGAGCCGAGGGCCCGGGGTCGTACGACTGCTCGGGGCTGACCTCCCAGGCCTGGGCCTCCGCCGGACACGGCATCCCCCGCACCTCGCAGGAGCAGTGGAAGCAGCTCACCCGCGTCGACATCAAGGACATGCGCCCCGGCGACCTGATCATCTACTTCGACGACGCCAGCCATGTCGGGATGTACATAGGGGACGGCGCGATCGTGCACGCCCCGAGGCCCGGGCGGACGGTGACGATCACGGGAGCCGGGTCGATGCCGATCCTGGGGGTCGTACGACCGGACGCGTGA
- a CDS encoding helix-turn-helix transcriptional regulator has translation MAPQAPQAPQALPALPAPQREITAWRPHIPGVVEVFHAHYTEYAYPMHVHEAWTLLIVDDGAVRYDLDRHEHGTPHDTVSLLPPHVPHNGSPATEHGFRKRVLYLDSTHLAEELIGPAVDGPDVVDPVLRRRVGQLHTALGHPGDELEAASRLTLIAERLRGHLRPRITRELPRADPPLAVRLRELLDARLVQGIALDEAAELVHAHPAHLVRAFSGAYGIAPHQYLMSRRVDRARRLLLEGGKPAEVATATGFYDQSHLTRHFGRLVGVSPGRYRSSSR, from the coding sequence ATGGCCCCTCAGGCCCCTCAGGCCCCTCAGGCCCTTCCGGCCCTTCCGGCCCCTCAGCGGGAGATCACCGCATGGCGCCCGCACATCCCGGGTGTCGTGGAGGTCTTCCACGCCCACTACACCGAGTACGCGTACCCCATGCACGTACACGAGGCGTGGACGCTGCTGATCGTCGACGACGGTGCCGTGCGGTACGACCTCGACCGGCATGAGCACGGCACCCCGCACGACACGGTGTCGCTGCTGCCGCCGCACGTGCCGCACAACGGGTCGCCGGCCACTGAGCACGGTTTCCGCAAGCGGGTCCTGTATCTCGACAGCACGCATCTCGCCGAGGAACTCATCGGGCCCGCGGTGGACGGGCCCGACGTGGTGGATCCCGTACTGCGGCGCCGCGTCGGGCAGTTGCACACGGCGCTCGGGCACCCCGGGGACGAGCTGGAGGCCGCGAGCAGGCTGACCCTGATCGCCGAGCGGCTGCGCGGCCATCTGCGCCCCCGGATCACCCGGGAACTCCCGCGCGCCGACCCTCCGCTCGCGGTCCGCCTGCGTGAACTCCTCGACGCACGCCTCGTCCAGGGCATCGCCCTCGACGAGGCGGCCGAGCTCGTGCACGCCCATCCAGCCCACCTGGTACGGGCGTTCAGCGGTGCGTACGGCATCGCCCCGCACCAGTACCTGATGTCCCGCCGTGTCGACCGCGCCCGCCGGCTCCTCCTGGAGGGCGGAAAGCCGGCCGAAGTGGCCACGGCGACCGGCTTCTACGACCAGTCCCATCTGACGCGCCACTTCGGGCGGTTGGTGGGGGTCTCCCCCGGTCGCTATCGCTCCAGCTCGCGCTGA
- a CDS encoding DUF2000 domain-containing protein, with translation MSEQPIRFDTKIAVLLREDLETWQRLNVTAFLVSGLGTAVPEVIGEPYADADEVAYLPMFRQPVLVFEGTKETLTAAHARVLSRALPRAAFTSDLFTTGNDRDNRAAVRAVPTGELDLVGLAVYGPRNAVDKVMKGARMHP, from the coding sequence ATGAGTGAGCAGCCCATCCGCTTCGACACCAAGATCGCCGTACTGCTGCGGGAGGACCTGGAGACCTGGCAACGACTTAATGTGACCGCTTTTCTGGTCAGCGGCCTGGGGACGGCGGTTCCCGAGGTGATCGGAGAGCCGTACGCCGACGCGGACGAGGTCGCCTATCTGCCGATGTTCCGCCAGCCGGTCCTCGTCTTCGAGGGCACCAAGGAGACGTTGACGGCAGCCCACGCGCGCGTGCTGTCCCGCGCCCTGCCCCGAGCCGCCTTCACCTCCGACCTCTTCACCACCGGCAACGACCGCGACAACCGGGCGGCCGTGCGGGCCGTACCGACGGGGGAGCTGGACCTTGTGGGGCTCGCGGTGTACGGGCCGCGGAACGCGGTGGACAAGGTGATGAAGGGGGCGCGGATGCACCCCTAG
- a CDS encoding SCO4226 family nickel-binding protein, whose translation MTQFMDVHHGMAGITADQLMQAHKADLAIEKDEGVHFERAWADPESGTVYCLSSAPSAEAIQRIHERTGHAPDEIHPVPLSI comes from the coding sequence ATGACGCAGTTCATGGACGTCCACCACGGAATGGCGGGCATCACCGCAGATCAGCTCATGCAGGCACACAAGGCCGACCTCGCCATCGAGAAGGACGAGGGCGTGCACTTCGAGAGGGCCTGGGCGGACCCGGAGTCCGGCACGGTGTACTGCCTCTCCTCGGCCCCCTCGGCCGAGGCGATCCAGCGCATCCACGAACGCACCGGCCACGCGCCGGACGAGATCCATCCGGTGCCGCTGTCGATATGA
- the mshA gene encoding D-inositol-3-phosphate glycosyltransferase, giving the protein MSQYVGRLGRRSPAAPSRLRLHRRPRRVAMLSVHTSPLHQPGTGDAGGMNVYIVELAQRLAAINIEVEIFTRATTAALPPTVELAPGVLVRHVDAGPYEGLAKEELPAQLCAFTHGVMQAWAGHRPGYYDLVHSHYWLSGHVGWLAAERWGAPLVHAMHTMAKVKNAALAEGDTPEPAARVIGETQIVRAADRLIANTAEEADELVRHYEADPGKVAVVHPGVNLDRFRPADGRAAARARLGLPQDALIPLFAGRIQPLKAPDVLLRAIAVLLDERPELRSHIVVPIVGGPSGSGLAKPEGLQKLAARLGVADVVRFRPPVGQEQLADWFRAASVLVMPSYSESFGLVAIEAQAAGTPVIAAEVGGLPVAVRHQETGFLVKGHDPAAYARVLRDFADDETLAARMGAAAARHAEHFGWDTAAAATADVYTAAMQAHRRRVRSHHG; this is encoded by the coding sequence GTGAGCCAGTACGTCGGCAGGCTCGGGCGACGCTCCCCGGCGGCGCCCTCCCGGCTCAGGCTGCACCGCAGGCCCCGTCGCGTCGCGATGCTCTCCGTGCACACCTCACCCCTGCACCAGCCCGGCACGGGCGACGCGGGCGGCATGAACGTGTACATCGTGGAGCTCGCCCAGCGCCTCGCCGCGATCAACATCGAGGTCGAGATCTTCACGCGGGCCACCACGGCCGCCCTGCCGCCGACCGTCGAGCTCGCGCCCGGCGTCCTCGTCCGGCACGTCGATGCCGGCCCCTACGAAGGCCTCGCCAAGGAAGAGCTACCCGCCCAGCTGTGCGCCTTCACGCACGGCGTCATGCAGGCCTGGGCCGGTCACCGCCCCGGCTACTACGACCTGGTGCACTCCCACTACTGGCTCTCCGGCCACGTCGGCTGGCTCGCCGCCGAGCGCTGGGGCGCCCCCCTGGTGCACGCGATGCACACCATGGCCAAGGTCAAGAACGCCGCGCTGGCCGAGGGGGACACCCCCGAGCCCGCCGCCCGTGTCATCGGCGAGACCCAGATCGTGCGCGCCGCCGACCGCCTCATCGCGAACACCGCGGAGGAGGCCGACGAACTCGTACGCCACTACGAAGCCGACCCCGGCAAGGTCGCCGTCGTCCACCCGGGCGTGAACCTGGACCGCTTCCGGCCCGCCGACGGCCGCGCCGCCGCCCGTGCCCGCCTCGGCCTTCCGCAGGACGCCCTGATCCCCCTCTTCGCGGGCCGCATACAGCCCCTGAAGGCCCCCGACGTGCTGCTGCGCGCGATCGCCGTCCTCCTGGACGAGCGCCCCGAGCTGCGCTCGCACATCGTGGTCCCCATAGTGGGCGGTCCCAGCGGCAGCGGTCTCGCCAAGCCCGAGGGGCTGCAGAAGCTCGCCGCGCGGCTCGGTGTCGCCGACGTCGTACGCTTCCGGCCGCCCGTCGGGCAGGAGCAGCTCGCGGACTGGTTCCGGGCCGCGTCGGTGCTGGTCATGCCCTCGTACAGCGAGTCCTTCGGGCTGGTCGCCATAGAGGCACAGGCGGCCGGTACGCCGGTGATCGCGGCCGAGGTCGGCGGGCTGCCCGTCGCCGTGCGCCACCAGGAGACCGGCTTCCTGGTCAAGGGCCACGATCCCGCCGCCTACGCGCGCGTGCTGCGCGATTTCGCGGACGACGAGACGCTTGCGGCACGGATGGGAGCCGCCGCCGCGCGCCACGCGGAGCACTTCGGCTGGGACACCGCCGCGGCGGCCACGGCGGACGTCTACACGGCGGCGATGCAGGCCCACAGGCGTCGCGTACGCTCCCACCATGGCTGA
- a CDS encoding glycosyl hydrolase family 28-related protein has translation MSNGYGRNGYRRDGYGRNGYSGITRRSLLGGATAVVAVAVTGGTATAAAPSAPPSPSAPQGQVPALWREFTRTPFTHPQIPYVGRSGRDGGATRFPRRPVVADVRDYGAVADDGTTDCAPAINRAIAAAGRAGGGTVLIPPGTFRIDDLIRVGHSNVVLRGAGSDRTKLYATKNLTELIGVYGSRYGGDKSSWSWAGGLIWFCPTDRFTTLTTAIKAKAWPFEGWTGNKRDEWQTLTTVEPARQGSWTVTVADASALKPGRLVLLRLADDAGHTLLEHMAGGGPGPEAYYWDDKTKLTSYVPYEWPVRIAHVHGRKVTLERPLPLDVRPEWDPRLTTHVQELTGSGVEGLTLEAVETPQSPHLLDKGYNGVVFQCAYDCWADDIVVRHVDNGFGLVAASACTLRRTTVAGRGSHHPYFCREGSHDNLIEDFTIEQRTVPAPAGTQLHGINVEGLSSSNVWSRGEMQMGTFDSHRGMPFANVRTDITVNNNGRHGGDASAGPLFGARFTHWNIRVTNARAGLMKIDGLAPYSATVGVNEVTEFDQTDVPDFTGDLHARVELYGTTDVVRPRNLYEAQRELER, from the coding sequence ATGAGCAATGGGTATGGGCGCAACGGTTATAGGCGCGACGGGTATGGGCGCAACGGGTATTCGGGCATCACCAGACGCAGCCTGCTCGGCGGCGCCACAGCCGTGGTGGCCGTCGCCGTGACCGGCGGAACGGCGACAGCCGCCGCGCCGTCCGCACCGCCCTCACCATCCGCACCACAAGGGCAAGTGCCCGCCCTCTGGAGGGAGTTCACCCGCACCCCCTTCACCCACCCGCAGATCCCGTACGTCGGCAGGTCCGGCCGCGACGGCGGGGCGACGCGCTTCCCCCGCCGGCCCGTCGTGGCCGACGTACGCGACTACGGAGCCGTGGCCGACGACGGCACCACGGACTGCGCCCCCGCGATCAACCGTGCCATCGCTGCCGCCGGAAGGGCCGGCGGTGGCACGGTTCTCATCCCGCCCGGCACCTTCCGCATCGACGACCTGATCCGCGTCGGGCACTCGAACGTCGTACTGCGCGGCGCCGGCAGCGACCGTACGAAGCTGTACGCCACCAAGAACCTCACCGAGCTGATCGGCGTCTACGGATCCCGTTACGGCGGCGACAAGTCGTCCTGGTCCTGGGCGGGCGGACTCATCTGGTTCTGCCCGACGGACCGCTTCACGACGCTGACGACCGCCATCAAGGCGAAGGCCTGGCCCTTCGAGGGCTGGACCGGCAACAAGCGCGACGAGTGGCAGACGCTGACGACCGTCGAACCCGCACGCCAGGGCTCCTGGACGGTGACGGTCGCCGACGCCTCCGCGCTGAAGCCGGGCAGGCTGGTCCTCCTGCGCCTCGCCGACGACGCCGGCCACACGCTCCTGGAGCACATGGCGGGCGGCGGCCCGGGCCCCGAGGCGTACTACTGGGACGACAAGACGAAACTGACGTCGTACGTCCCCTACGAGTGGCCCGTCCGCATCGCGCACGTCCACGGCCGCAAAGTCACCCTCGAACGACCCCTCCCGCTCGACGTACGCCCCGAATGGGACCCGCGTCTGACCACCCACGTACAGGAACTGACCGGCTCGGGAGTCGAGGGCCTCACCCTGGAGGCCGTGGAAACCCCGCAGTCCCCGCACCTCCTCGACAAGGGCTACAACGGGGTCGTCTTCCAGTGCGCGTACGACTGCTGGGCCGACGACATCGTCGTACGCCATGTCGACAACGGCTTCGGCCTCGTCGCCGCCTCCGCCTGCACCCTGCGCCGTACGACGGTCGCGGGCCGCGGCTCGCACCACCCGTACTTCTGCCGCGAGGGCTCGCACGACAACCTCATCGAGGACTTCACGATCGAGCAGCGCACGGTCCCGGCCCCCGCCGGAACCCAGCTCCACGGCATCAACGTCGAGGGCCTGTCCTCCTCCAACGTCTGGTCGCGCGGCGAGATGCAGATGGGCACCTTCGACTCCCACCGGGGCATGCCCTTCGCCAACGTCCGCACGGACATCACGGTGAACAACAACGGCCGCCACGGCGGCGACGCCAGCGCGGGACCGTTGTTCGGCGCCCGCTTCACCCACTGGAACATCCGCGTCACCAACGCCCGCGCCGGCCTGATGAAGATCGACGGCCTCGCGCCCTACTCCGCCACCGTGGGCGTCAACGAGGTGACGGAGTTCGACCAGACCGACGTACCCGACTTCACCGGAGACCTGCACGCGCGCGTGGAGCTGTACGGCACCACCGACGTCGTACGCCCGCGGAATCTGTACGAGGCTCAGCGCGAGCTGGAGCGATAG
- a CDS encoding MDR family MFS transporter, translating to MPFAVMRRAARETVSGLPREFWWLWTSTLVNRLGAFVATFMALYLTLDRGYSASYAGLVASLHGLGGVVSSLGAGVMTDRLGRRPTLLIAQVSTAFSVALLGFMHHPVAIAAVAFLVGMASNASRPAVQAMMADIVRPEDRVRAFSLNYWAINLGFAVSSMGAGFIAEFSYLAGFLIEAGMTLICALVIFAKLPESKPVLTAKAASEPAVGLGTVLRDGRYMSVVGLSFLVALVFQQGSVGLPVAMGAAGFTPADYGMAVAVNGVLIVALQIPVTRFIEHRDPKRLLVISSLLAGYGFGLTAFAGSVGVFALTVCVWTLAEIVNAPTQTGLVVRLSPLHGRGRYQGMYTLSWSLAALVAPLMSGVVIDRFGAEWLWGLCAVVGTGAGVGYGVLMRRLPVEETVVETPTTARAEVTPV from the coding sequence ATGCCATTCGCCGTCATGAGACGCGCTGCCCGAGAGACCGTCTCGGGGCTCCCCCGCGAGTTCTGGTGGCTGTGGACCAGCACACTCGTCAACCGGCTCGGTGCTTTCGTCGCCACCTTCATGGCGCTGTACCTGACGCTCGACCGCGGCTACTCCGCCTCGTACGCCGGTCTCGTGGCGTCGCTGCACGGCCTCGGCGGCGTCGTCTCCTCGCTCGGCGCCGGCGTGATGACCGACCGGCTCGGGCGGCGGCCCACCCTGCTCATCGCGCAGGTGTCGACGGCCTTCTCCGTCGCGCTGCTCGGTTTTATGCACCACCCGGTGGCGATCGCCGCCGTCGCCTTCCTGGTGGGGATGGCTTCCAACGCCTCGCGGCCCGCCGTGCAGGCGATGATGGCCGACATCGTCCGGCCCGAGGACCGCGTCCGCGCGTTCTCCCTCAACTACTGGGCCATCAACCTCGGCTTCGCCGTCTCCTCCATGGGGGCCGGATTCATCGCCGAGTTCAGCTATCTCGCGGGCTTCCTCATCGAGGCCGGCATGACCCTGATCTGCGCGCTCGTCATCTTCGCGAAGCTGCCGGAGTCCAAGCCGGTCCTCACGGCCAAGGCCGCCTCCGAACCCGCCGTCGGCCTCGGAACCGTCCTGCGCGACGGGCGCTACATGAGCGTCGTCGGGCTGTCCTTCCTCGTCGCCCTCGTCTTCCAGCAGGGCTCCGTCGGACTGCCGGTCGCGATGGGCGCGGCGGGCTTCACCCCCGCCGACTACGGCATGGCGGTCGCCGTCAACGGGGTGCTGATCGTGGCGTTGCAGATCCCCGTCACGCGCTTCATCGAGCACCGGGACCCGAAGCGGCTGCTGGTCATCTCGTCCCTGCTCGCCGGGTACGGCTTCGGGCTCACCGCCTTCGCCGGATCGGTCGGCGTCTTCGCCCTCACTGTGTGCGTGTGGACCCTGGCGGAGATCGTCAACGCGCCCACCCAGACGGGGCTCGTCGTCCGGCTATCCCCGCTGCACGGCCGCGGCCGCTACCAGGGCATGTACACCCTGTCCTGGTCCCTCGCCGCGCTCGTCGCCCCGCTGATGTCCGGCGTCGTCATCGACCGGTTCGGCGCGGAGTGGCTGTGGGGGCTGTGCGCGGTGGTGGGTACGGGGGCGGGGGTCGGGTATGGGGTGCTGATGCGGCGGCTTCCGGTGGAGGAGACGGTCGTGGAGACCCCGACGACGGCGCGGGCGGAGGTCACTCCGGTCTAG
- a CDS encoding phosphoglyceromutase, with the protein MADAPYKLILLRHGESEWNAKNLFTGWVDVNLNEKGEKEAVRGGELLKDAGLLPDVVHTSLQKRAIRTAQLALESADRHWIPVHRSWRLNERHYGALQGKDKAQTLAEFGEEQFMLWRRSYDTPPPALEDGTEFSQSDDPRYASIPPELRPRTECLKDVVVRMLPYWYDGIVPDLLAGRTVLVAAHGNSLRALVKHLDGISDADIAGLNIPTGIPLAYELDADFKPVNPGGTYLDPEAAAAAIEAVKNQGKKK; encoded by the coding sequence ATGGCCGACGCACCGTACAAGCTGATCCTCCTCCGCCACGGCGAGAGCGAATGGAACGCGAAGAACCTGTTCACCGGTTGGGTGGACGTCAATCTCAACGAGAAGGGCGAGAAGGAGGCAGTCCGCGGCGGTGAGCTGCTCAAGGACGCCGGCCTGCTGCCCGACGTGGTCCACACCTCGCTCCAGAAGCGCGCGATCCGCACCGCCCAGCTCGCGCTGGAGTCCGCAGACCGCCACTGGATCCCGGTCCACCGCTCCTGGCGCCTGAACGAGCGCCACTACGGCGCCCTCCAGGGCAAGGACAAGGCCCAGACCCTCGCCGAGTTCGGCGAGGAGCAGTTCATGCTGTGGCGCCGCTCGTACGACACCCCGCCGCCGGCGCTCGAGGACGGCACGGAGTTCTCCCAGTCGGACGACCCGCGCTACGCGTCGATCCCGCCGGAGCTGCGCCCCCGCACGGAGTGCCTGAAGGACGTCGTCGTCCGCATGCTCCCGTACTGGTACGACGGCATCGTCCCCGACCTCCTCGCGGGCCGCACGGTCCTGGTCGCGGCCCACGGCAACAGCCTCCGCGCCCTCGTCAAGCACCTCGACGGCATCTCCGACGCCGACATCGCGGGCCTGAACATCCCGACGGGCATCCCCCTCGCCTACGAGCTGGACGCCGACTTCAAGCCCGTCAACCCTGGCGGCACCTACCTCGACCCGGAGGCGGCCGCGGCCGCCATCGAGGCGGTCAAGAACCAGGGCAAGAAGAAGTAG